A single region of the Felis catus isolate Fca126 chromosome F2, F.catus_Fca126_mat1.0, whole genome shotgun sequence genome encodes:
- the LOC105261378 gene encoding uncharacterized protein LOC105261378 isoform X3 produces MLQRVKAPSVGSLGESDRSRVSCQAGVGTEHQKEMSCYYAEPLRFHGCYPSSSPSSLIYLPRQEKIESRSKTWLVPIRTVRPMLWCCVQLGSPHELQAVWACTDQEAYSGKRGCLHLEPSSHLFSRIRQHDPGYPAGLGSTYRSLLPTELFARDTDIALSLIPGIFSLCLC; encoded by the exons ATGTTACAGAGGGTGAAGGCACCATCGGTGGGGTCCCTGGGTGAGAGCGACAGGAGCAGGGTATCTTGCCAAGCGGGGGTGGGCACGGAGCAtcagaaagaaatgagctgtTACTACGCTGAGCCACTGAGGTTTCACGGTTGTTATCCATCATCCAGCCCGTCCTCACTAATATACCTGCCTCGCCAGGAAAAGATAGAATCCAG AAGCAAGACTTGGCTTGTGCCCATTCGTACTGTCCGCCCGATGCTTTGGTGTTGTGTTCAGCTGGGATCTCCCCATGAGCTGCAAGCTG TATGGGCTTGCACAGACCAAGAGGCTTACAGTGGAAAGAGAGGATGCCTGCATCTAGAACCTTCTTCCCATCTCTTTTCAAG AATACGCCAACATGACCCCGGTTACCCTGCAGGCCTTGGCTCCACCTACAGAAGTCTGCTACCTACAGAACTCTTTGCGAGAGACACGGACATTGCTCTCTCTCTTATTCCAGGCATCTTTTCCTTATGTCTATGTTAA
- the LOC105261378 gene encoding uncharacterized protein LOC105261378 isoform X1, whose protein sequence is MLQRVKAPSVGSLGESDRSRVSCQAGVGTEHQKEMSCYYAEPLRFHGCYPSSSPSSLIYLPRQEKIESRSKTWLVPIRTVRPMLWCCVQLGSPHELQAVWACTDQEAYSGKRGCLHLEPSSHLFSRHQFVTGSLEDIPPPLTLIEARRELRSSSTRPLDCEFHKGRTFSMAAPPVPRTLPGTGWSHAPLHVYSASRIIHLF, encoded by the exons ATGTTACAGAGGGTGAAGGCACCATCGGTGGGGTCCCTGGGTGAGAGCGACAGGAGCAGGGTATCTTGCCAAGCGGGGGTGGGCACGGAGCAtcagaaagaaatgagctgtTACTACGCTGAGCCACTGAGGTTTCACGGTTGTTATCCATCATCCAGCCCGTCCTCACTAATATACCTGCCTCGCCAGGAAAAGATAGAATCCAG AAGCAAGACTTGGCTTGTGCCCATTCGTACTGTCCGCCCGATGCTTTGGTGTTGTGTTCAGCTGGGATCTCCCCATGAGCTGCAAGCTG TATGGGCTTGCACAGACCAAGAGGCTTACAGTGGAAAGAGAGGATGCCTGCATCTAGAACCTTCTTCCCATCTCTTTTCAAG GCACCAATTTGTGACTGGCTCTCTGGAAGACATCCCTCCACCCCTGACTTTAATTGAAGCAAGAAGAGAGCTACGTTCTTCTTCCACTAGACCACTGGATTGTGAATTCCATAAGGGCAGAACTTTCTCAATGGCTGCacccccagtgcctagaacactACCTGGAACAG GATGGTCTCATGCTCCATTACATGTTTATTCTGCAAGCCggataatacatttattttga
- the LOC105261378 gene encoding uncharacterized protein LOC105261378 isoform X2 — protein sequence MLQRVKAPSVGSLGESDRSRVSCQAGVGTEHQKEMSCYYAEPLRFHGCYPSSSPSSLIYLPRQEKIESRSKTWLVPIRTVRPMLWCCVQLGSPHELQAVWACTDQEAYSGKRGCLHLEPSSHLFSRHQFVTGSLEDIPPPLTLIEARRELRSSSTRPLDCEFHKGRTFSMAAPPVPRTLPGTVRDTGLRWLSVSVSHLSKF from the exons ATGTTACAGAGGGTGAAGGCACCATCGGTGGGGTCCCTGGGTGAGAGCGACAGGAGCAGGGTATCTTGCCAAGCGGGGGTGGGCACGGAGCAtcagaaagaaatgagctgtTACTACGCTGAGCCACTGAGGTTTCACGGTTGTTATCCATCATCCAGCCCGTCCTCACTAATATACCTGCCTCGCCAGGAAAAGATAGAATCCAG AAGCAAGACTTGGCTTGTGCCCATTCGTACTGTCCGCCCGATGCTTTGGTGTTGTGTTCAGCTGGGATCTCCCCATGAGCTGCAAGCTG TATGGGCTTGCACAGACCAAGAGGCTTACAGTGGAAAGAGAGGATGCCTGCATCTAGAACCTTCTTCCCATCTCTTTTCAAG GCACCAATTTGTGACTGGCTCTCTGGAAGACATCCCTCCACCCCTGACTTTAATTGAAGCAAGAAGAGAGCTACGTTCTTCTTCCACTAGACCACTGGATTGTGAATTCCATAAGGGCAGAACTTTCTCAATGGCTGCacccccagtgcctagaacactACCTGGAACAG